A single genomic interval of Halorubrum aethiopicum harbors:
- a CDS encoding AbrB/MazE/SpoVT family DNA-binding domain-containing protein, translated as METRKIQTVGSGTYTVSLPKEWAESRGVTAGDAVTLHEHVDGVLAIQEGEGGDDTAPITARIESSSPETIERTLRAAYAAGSREVVLDPDGPLTAEQRRAIDRVARGRIGMSVAVESETSMTVRILLDAEEVSVGQSLRQLSFVVRSIHRDAVDALADPAGSGDPAAFDSRGEQADRLSAMIERSAVRGAADLAEIDALGSTRSELFESWTAMRELRRVHEAATEVGAAAGRLDAPPTEARMEACREIGDAAREVVSEGVAALLGDGGVDAARSALDGRDRTRRRIEAFDRRLPKGDADASELRLVSRELRRTAERGGDIAGIALRRAIRRGETIADRESERGSAEPPGR; from the coding sequence ATGGAAACGCGCAAGATCCAGACGGTCGGGAGCGGAACCTACACGGTGTCGCTACCGAAGGAGTGGGCCGAATCGCGTGGCGTCACCGCCGGCGACGCCGTGACCCTCCACGAACACGTCGACGGCGTGCTGGCGATCCAGGAGGGAGAGGGGGGTGACGACACCGCACCGATCACCGCCCGGATCGAGTCGTCGAGCCCGGAGACGATCGAACGCACGCTGCGGGCGGCGTACGCGGCCGGCTCGCGGGAAGTCGTCCTCGACCCGGACGGCCCTCTCACGGCGGAACAGCGGCGCGCGATCGACCGGGTCGCTCGCGGCCGGATCGGGATGTCGGTCGCCGTGGAGTCCGAGACCTCGATGACGGTACGCATCCTCCTGGACGCCGAGGAGGTGTCGGTCGGCCAGTCGCTCCGGCAGCTCTCCTTCGTCGTGCGCTCGATACACCGAGACGCGGTCGACGCCCTGGCGGACCCGGCGGGGTCGGGGGATCCGGCGGCGTTCGACTCGAGGGGTGAGCAGGCCGACCGACTGTCGGCGATGATCGAGCGGTCCGCCGTCCGCGGAGCGGCGGATCTGGCGGAGATCGACGCCCTCGGGTCGACCCGCTCGGAGCTGTTCGAGTCGTGGACCGCGATGCGGGAGTTGCGGCGCGTTCACGAGGCCGCGACGGAGGTCGGGGCCGCCGCGGGACGGTTGGACGCCCCGCCGACCGAGGCCCGGATGGAGGCGTGTCGCGAGATCGGGGATGCGGCCCGTGAGGTCGTCTCCGAGGGGGTCGCCGCCCTCCTCGGCGACGGCGGCGTCGACGCCGCCCGGAGCGCGCTCGACGGCCGTGACCGGACGCGCCGGCGGATCGAGGCGTTCGACCGGCGGCTACCGAAGGGAGACGCCGACGCGTCGGAGCTGCGGCTCGTCTCGCGCGAGCTGCGGCGGACCGCGGAGCGCGGCGGCGACATCGCCGGGATCGCGCTCCGTCGGGCGATCCGACGCGGGGAGACGATAGCCGACCGGGAGTCGGAGCGCGGATCGGCGGAGCCACCGGGCCGATAG